A single window of Microbacterium oryzae DNA harbors:
- a CDS encoding aquaporin: MSDSAAALAPRLVAEGVGTFFLVFLGIGTALFASHLADPAGAYAPGIVHLAVAAAFGLAYLASAAAFGRVSGAHLNPAVTLAVAAAGRLRWSDAGRYALVQTIGGLVATTLLVLVGLFGAVGWLETAQNGGFASAGWGARSAAGFDLPAAVIVELVLAALLALVFLGDGARHASAVGAALTAIHLVAAPVDGGLVNPATAIATAVYGGADALAQVWVFAVLPLVGALAAGLARRGAAAT; encoded by the coding sequence ATGTCCGATTCCGCTGCCGCCCTCGCTCCGCGCCTCGTGGCCGAGGGCGTGGGAACGTTCTTCCTCGTCTTCCTCGGCATCGGGACCGCCCTGTTCGCCTCGCACCTGGCCGACCCCGCCGGCGCGTACGCGCCCGGGATCGTGCACCTCGCCGTCGCGGCGGCCTTCGGCCTCGCCTACCTCGCGTCGGCGGCCGCGTTCGGCCGTGTCTCGGGTGCGCACCTCAATCCCGCCGTGACGCTGGCCGTCGCCGCCGCCGGGCGGCTGCGGTGGTCCGACGCCGGCCGCTACGCGCTCGTCCAGACGATCGGCGGGCTGGTGGCCACGACCCTCCTCGTCCTCGTGGGCCTCTTCGGCGCGGTCGGATGGCTGGAGACCGCTCAGAACGGCGGCTTCGCGAGCGCGGGGTGGGGCGCGCGCTCCGCCGCGGGGTTCGATCTGCCGGCGGCCGTCATCGTGGAGCTCGTGCTGGCCGCGCTGCTTGCGCTCGTCTTCCTCGGCGACGGCGCGCGGCACGCGAGCGCCGTCGGAGCCGCGCTCACGGCCATCCATCTCGTCGCCGCCCCCGTCGACGGGGGCCTCGTCAACCCGGCGACGGCCATCGCGACGGCCGTGTACGGCGGCGCCGACGCGCTGGCGCAGGTCTGGGTGTTCGCGGTGCTCCCGCTCGTCGGCGCTCTCGCCGCCGGGCTCGCGCGACGCGGCGCTGCCGCAACCTGA
- a CDS encoding Fur family transcriptional regulator: MIPPRPDAESALRGAGLRVTAPRRAVYGALSGAPHARADEVFERVRDTVPGTSLQAVYNVLGDFVDAGLARRIEPSGQPGRFELRVGDNHHHAVCTSCGRVDDVDCVQGAAPCLHPGHDTGFVIHSAEVTFWGLCPDCASATSPHPIERTP; the protein is encoded by the coding sequence ATGATCCCCCCTCGCCCCGACGCCGAGTCGGCCCTCCGCGGCGCCGGCCTGCGCGTGACCGCGCCGCGACGCGCGGTGTACGGCGCCCTCTCCGGTGCCCCGCACGCGCGCGCCGACGAGGTGTTCGAGCGCGTGCGCGACACCGTGCCGGGCACCAGCCTGCAGGCGGTCTACAACGTGCTCGGCGACTTCGTCGACGCGGGGCTCGCCCGGCGCATCGAGCCGAGCGGCCAGCCCGGGCGCTTCGAGCTGCGCGTGGGGGACAACCACCACCACGCCGTGTGCACGTCATGCGGCCGCGTCGACGACGTGGACTGCGTGCAGGGGGCGGCCCCGTGCCTGCACCCCGGGCACGACACCGGCTTCGTCATCCACTCCGCCGAGGTGACGTTCTGGGGCCTGTGCCCCGACTGCGCCTCCGCGACCTCCCCCCACCCGATCGAAAGGACTCCATGA
- the katG gene encoding catalase/peroxidase HPI yields the protein MSSDTLTGCPVIHDGAADDTTRLPAADLPAGEPRGDLVHPTQGDPNREWWPERLNLKLLAKNPAVADPYADEDFDYAAAFETLDLAAVKADIAETLTTSQSWWPADFGHYGPLVVRMAWHSAGTYRALDGRGGSGAGQQRFAPLNSWPDNANLDKARRLLWPVKKKYGRSLSWADLMILAGNVALETMGFKTFGFGGGRADVWEPEDDVYWGGEKIWLGSDKRFSGQRELDKPLAATHMGLIYVNPEGPEGVPDPLGSAADIRTTFRRMGMEDDETVALIAGGHTFGKTHGAASDTHVGADPEGASIEEQGLGWKSAHGSGKGDDTITSGLEVTWTYHPTRWDNEFFHILFGYEWELMESPAGAKQWRPKNGGGSDLVPLAHSDGRREPRMLTTDIALREDPGFAKHARRFAEDQDAFADAFARAWFKLTHRDMGPKARYLGPEVPAEDLIWQDPLPAVDHELIDAADAVTLKERILASGLTVSQLVSTTWAAASTFRGGDKRGGVNGARIRLAPQKDWAVNNPAQLATVLTALEEIKAAFDAEQQGAKRVSLADLLVLAGNAAVEKAAADAGVEVRVPFRPGRTDATQEQTDADSFGYLEPIADGFRNYAGPDATLPAEYLLIDKAHLLTLSAPEMTVLVGGLRVLGANWDGSSYGVFTDRPGVLTNDFFVNLLDLGKTWRPLDPGKHAFEGTDDETGEVFGRGTRVDLVFGSNSELRAVAEVYASDDATTKFVHDFVKAWTKVTELDRFDLKG from the coding sequence ATGAGCAGCGACACCCTCACCGGCTGCCCCGTCATCCACGACGGCGCCGCGGACGACACCACGCGCCTGCCCGCCGCCGACCTCCCCGCGGGCGAGCCCCGCGGCGACCTCGTCCACCCCACGCAGGGCGACCCGAACCGCGAGTGGTGGCCGGAGCGCCTGAACCTCAAGCTCCTCGCGAAGAACCCCGCCGTCGCCGACCCGTACGCCGACGAGGACTTCGACTACGCCGCGGCGTTCGAGACCCTCGACCTCGCGGCCGTGAAGGCCGACATCGCCGAGACGCTCACGACGTCCCAGTCGTGGTGGCCCGCCGACTTCGGGCACTACGGCCCGCTCGTCGTGCGCATGGCCTGGCACAGCGCCGGCACCTACCGCGCCCTCGACGGCCGCGGCGGCAGCGGGGCGGGGCAGCAGCGCTTCGCGCCCCTCAACAGCTGGCCCGACAACGCCAACCTCGACAAGGCGCGCCGCCTGCTCTGGCCCGTCAAGAAGAAGTACGGCCGCAGCCTCTCGTGGGCCGACCTCATGATCCTCGCCGGCAATGTCGCGCTCGAGACGATGGGCTTCAAGACCTTCGGCTTCGGCGGCGGCCGCGCCGACGTGTGGGAGCCGGAGGACGACGTGTACTGGGGCGGCGAGAAGATCTGGCTGGGGAGCGACAAGCGCTTCAGCGGCCAGCGCGAGCTCGACAAGCCGCTCGCGGCCACGCACATGGGCCTCATCTACGTGAACCCCGAGGGTCCCGAGGGCGTGCCGGACCCGCTCGGCTCGGCCGCGGACATCCGCACCACCTTCCGCCGGATGGGCATGGAGGACGACGAGACGGTCGCCCTCATCGCGGGCGGGCACACCTTCGGCAAGACGCACGGCGCGGCTTCCGACACCCATGTCGGCGCCGACCCCGAGGGCGCCTCGATCGAGGAGCAGGGGCTGGGCTGGAAGAGCGCGCATGGCTCGGGCAAGGGCGATGACACCATCACGTCCGGCCTCGAGGTGACGTGGACCTACCACCCGACCCGGTGGGACAACGAGTTCTTCCACATCCTGTTCGGCTACGAGTGGGAGCTCATGGAGAGCCCCGCCGGCGCGAAGCAGTGGCGCCCGAAGAACGGCGGCGGCAGCGATCTCGTGCCGCTCGCGCACTCGGATGGCCGTCGCGAGCCGCGCATGCTCACCACCGACATCGCGCTGCGCGAGGACCCGGGCTTCGCCAAGCACGCCCGCCGCTTCGCCGAGGACCAGGACGCGTTCGCGGATGCCTTCGCCCGGGCCTGGTTCAAGCTCACGCACCGCGACATGGGACCCAAGGCCCGGTACCTCGGCCCCGAGGTGCCCGCTGAGGACCTCATCTGGCAGGACCCGCTGCCCGCCGTGGACCACGAGCTCATCGACGCGGCCGACGCCGTGACGCTGAAGGAGCGGATCCTCGCCTCCGGGCTCACCGTGTCGCAGCTCGTCTCGACCACGTGGGCGGCGGCGTCGACCTTCCGCGGCGGCGACAAGCGCGGCGGCGTGAACGGCGCACGCATCCGCCTCGCTCCGCAGAAGGACTGGGCGGTCAACAACCCCGCTCAGCTCGCCACCGTGCTGACCGCGCTCGAGGAGATCAAGGCCGCGTTCGACGCCGAGCAGCAGGGCGCCAAGCGCGTGTCGCTCGCCGATCTGCTCGTGCTCGCGGGCAACGCGGCGGTCGAGAAGGCGGCGGCCGACGCCGGCGTCGAGGTGCGCGTGCCGTTCCGTCCGGGGCGCACCGACGCCACGCAGGAGCAGACCGACGCCGACTCGTTCGGCTACCTGGAGCCCATCGCCGACGGCTTCCGCAACTACGCGGGCCCCGACGCGACGCTCCCCGCCGAGTACCTCCTCATCGACAAGGCGCACCTGCTCACGCTGAGCGCCCCGGAGATGACGGTGCTCGTCGGCGGCCTGCGCGTGCTGGGCGCGAACTGGGACGGCTCGTCATACGGCGTGTTCACCGACCGCCCCGGCGTGCTCACCAACGACTTCTTCGTGAACCTGCTCGATCTCGGCAAGACGTGGCGCCCGCTGGACCCGGGCAAGCACGCCTTCGAGGGCACCGACGACGAGACCGGCGAGGTCTTCGGCCGCGGCACCCGCGTCGACCTCGTGTTCGGCTCGAACTCGGAGCTGCGCGCGGTCGCCGAGGTCTACGCCTCCGACGATGCGACGACCAAGTTCGTGCACGACTTCGTGAAGGCGTGGACGAAGGTCACGGAGCTCGACCGCTTCGACCTCAAGGGCTGA
- a CDS encoding DUF58 domain-containing protein, with protein MHVTGRLAALAAFGIVPVVLLGAAGADPWLVLAAWVAVCAAAVALDVAAAADPRALHVERDIPPRVRLGEPAVAVVRLVNTGGRRLRGAVRDGWQPTAGAEPVRVPVDVPPGEARSLRVRLAPRRRGELRTAFVAVRSTGPLGLAGRQRVLDAPGAIRVLPPFRSRRHLPSRVARLRELDGSTSVQVRGQGTEFDSLRPYVRGDDVRSIDWRATARAGSTMLRTWRPERDRHIVVVVDTGRTAAARVGDGTRLDAAVEAALLLAALAQRAGDHVHLVAFDRRVRARVSGAEGPAMLPALVDALAPVDAQLIDTDWDAALAQARRLAPHPSLLVLLTAQESPDAARGFLGALPGAAHRGTTVLVASATDATPTEAARGHGTSDALYRAAAAEAALAAADQVARAVERAGAQAVTAPPDDLPPRLADRYLELKRTGRL; from the coding sequence ATGCACGTCACCGGCCGGCTCGCGGCTCTGGCCGCCTTCGGGATCGTCCCCGTGGTGCTCCTCGGCGCCGCGGGCGCCGATCCGTGGCTCGTGCTGGCCGCCTGGGTGGCGGTGTGCGCGGCGGCGGTCGCCCTCGACGTCGCGGCGGCAGCCGACCCCCGCGCGCTGCATGTGGAGCGGGACATCCCGCCGCGGGTGCGCCTGGGCGAGCCGGCGGTCGCGGTCGTGCGTCTCGTCAACACCGGCGGCCGACGCCTGCGCGGAGCGGTGCGAGACGGATGGCAGCCGACCGCCGGCGCCGAGCCCGTCCGTGTGCCGGTGGATGTGCCGCCGGGCGAGGCGCGCTCGCTGCGCGTCCGCCTCGCCCCGCGGCGGCGCGGCGAGCTCCGCACCGCGTTCGTGGCGGTGCGGAGCACGGGCCCCCTCGGGCTCGCGGGGCGCCAGCGCGTGCTCGACGCGCCGGGGGCTATCCGCGTGCTTCCGCCGTTCCGCAGCCGGCGCCACCTCCCCAGTCGCGTCGCACGGCTGCGGGAGCTCGATGGGAGCACGAGCGTGCAGGTGCGGGGGCAGGGCACGGAGTTCGATTCCCTCCGCCCCTATGTCCGCGGCGACGACGTGCGCTCGATCGACTGGCGAGCCACCGCGCGGGCGGGCTCGACGATGCTGCGCACGTGGCGCCCCGAGCGCGATCGCCACATCGTCGTCGTCGTCGACACCGGGCGGACGGCCGCCGCACGCGTGGGCGACGGCACCCGCCTCGACGCCGCCGTCGAGGCGGCGCTCCTCCTCGCAGCGCTCGCGCAGCGCGCAGGCGATCACGTGCACCTCGTGGCGTTCGACCGGCGCGTGCGCGCGCGGGTGAGCGGCGCGGAGGGGCCGGCGATGCTCCCCGCTCTCGTCGATGCGCTCGCGCCGGTGGATGCGCAGCTCATCGACACCGACTGGGATGCCGCGCTCGCGCAGGCGCGGCGGCTCGCTCCGCACCCGTCGCTCCTCGTGCTGCTCACCGCCCAGGAGTCGCCGGACGCCGCGCGCGGGTTCCTCGGCGCACTGCCCGGCGCCGCGCACCGCGGGACGACCGTCCTCGTCGCGTCGGCGACCGACGCCACGCCGACCGAGGCGGCCCGCGGCCACGGCACATCGGATGCGCTGTACCGCGCGGCGGCGGCGGAGGCCGCGCTGGCCGCCGCGGACCAGGTCGCGAGGGCCGTCGAGCGGGCAGGCGCCCAGGCGGTGACCGCGCCGCCCGACGACCTGCCGCCGCGCCTGGCCGACCGGTACCTCGAGCTCAAGCGCACGGGCCGCCTGTGA
- a CDS encoding AAA family ATPase produces the protein MPAPESAALREAVERVRTEVAKAVVGQDGAVSGLLVALLARGHVLLEGVPGVAKTLLVRSFSRALGLDTKRVQFTPDLMPGDVSGSLVYDARSGEFEFREGPVFTHVLLADEINRTPPKTQAALLEAMEERQVSADGVTRPLPSPFLVAATQNPIEHEGTYTLPEAQLDRFLMKLVVEVPPREAEVAVLRRHADGFSPRALEGVAAALTAAHIEAAQRAADAVAVDDDVLAYIVDLARATRQSPSVQLGASPRAATALLAAAKAWAWLGGYPAVTPDHVQAMIVPVWRHRIRLAADAEIEGVSAQAVLTAVLQQTPVPL, from the coding sequence ATGCCCGCTCCCGAGAGCGCCGCCCTGCGGGAGGCCGTCGAACGCGTCCGCACGGAGGTCGCGAAGGCCGTCGTGGGGCAGGACGGAGCGGTCAGCGGGCTGCTCGTGGCCCTGCTGGCGCGCGGTCACGTGCTCCTCGAGGGGGTCCCCGGCGTCGCGAAGACCCTCCTCGTGCGCTCCTTCAGCCGCGCTCTCGGCCTCGACACCAAGCGCGTGCAGTTCACTCCCGATCTGATGCCCGGTGACGTCTCCGGCTCGCTCGTCTACGATGCGCGGTCGGGCGAGTTCGAGTTCCGCGAGGGCCCGGTCTTCACGCACGTGCTGCTCGCCGACGAGATCAACCGCACCCCGCCGAAGACGCAGGCCGCGCTGCTCGAGGCGATGGAGGAGCGGCAGGTGTCGGCCGACGGCGTGACGCGCCCGCTGCCCTCGCCCTTCCTCGTGGCCGCCACGCAGAATCCGATCGAGCACGAGGGCACGTACACGCTCCCCGAGGCGCAGCTCGACCGCTTCCTCATGAAGCTCGTCGTCGAGGTGCCGCCGCGCGAGGCGGAGGTGGCGGTGCTGCGGCGTCACGCGGACGGGTTCTCGCCGCGCGCGCTGGAGGGCGTCGCCGCGGCCCTCACCGCCGCCCACATCGAGGCCGCGCAGCGCGCGGCCGACGCGGTCGCCGTGGACGACGATGTGCTCGCGTACATCGTCGACCTGGCCCGCGCCACGCGTCAGAGCCCCTCCGTGCAGCTGGGTGCGAGCCCGCGCGCGGCCACCGCGCTGCTGGCGGCGGCGAAGGCGTGGGCGTGGCTCGGCGGCTACCCGGCCGTCACGCCCGACCACGTCCAGGCCATGATCGTCCCCGTCTGGCGGCACCGGATCCGGCTCGCCGCCGACGCCGAGATCGAGGGCGTCTCCGCGCAGGCCGTGCTCACGGCGGTGCTGCAGCAGACGCCCGTGCCCCTCTGA
- a CDS encoding DUF4350 domain-containing protein: MSGTVSGTVSGQQSATAAPTARRRRLAAWSALVVAFIVGGLVLVLVSPDEWSERPLLDAASPAPDGARAIVRLLEDRAGVEVVVATGIDEAIADVDAGGTLALGATAPLADADLRRLVDAADGVLLLSPAARDLRLLFDDAAFRGRGDGGEVAPSCSLPVASRAGAIVPGAAYAPGDATGCYPVAEGAWALLTSPAGDRVAVDGTALLANEHLDRAGNAALALALLGGGERVVWYLPTDADAATEPKTLGELTPAWVTPAIVLAALGVVAAGLWRGRRFGPLVAEDLPVTVRAGETMEGRARLYARAADSRHAAHLLRRGAERRMARRLGLPRTAASEQIADAAAARLGAEPTAIRALLLAEPQRDRELVAWGERLRHLEAAVDAAVRTERTPS; the protein is encoded by the coding sequence GTGAGCGGCACCGTGAGCGGCACCGTGAGCGGGCAGCAGAGCGCGACGGCCGCTCCGACCGCGCGTCGTCGACGGCTCGCGGCATGGTCCGCCCTGGTCGTCGCGTTCATCGTGGGCGGCCTCGTGCTGGTCCTGGTGAGCCCCGACGAGTGGTCGGAGCGCCCGCTCCTCGATGCCGCCTCCCCCGCTCCCGACGGCGCCCGAGCGATCGTGCGGCTGCTGGAGGATCGCGCGGGCGTCGAGGTCGTCGTCGCGACGGGCATCGACGAGGCCATCGCCGACGTCGACGCCGGCGGCACCCTGGCGCTCGGGGCGACCGCTCCGCTCGCCGACGCGGATCTCCGTCGTCTCGTCGACGCCGCGGACGGCGTCCTGCTGCTGTCCCCTGCCGCTCGCGACCTGCGCCTCCTCTTCGACGACGCGGCGTTCCGCGGGCGCGGCGACGGCGGCGAGGTCGCCCCCTCCTGCTCCCTTCCGGTCGCGAGCCGCGCGGGGGCGATCGTGCCCGGCGCCGCGTACGCGCCCGGCGACGCGACCGGCTGCTATCCCGTGGCGGAGGGCGCATGGGCGCTCCTCACCTCGCCCGCCGGCGACCGCGTCGCCGTCGACGGCACGGCTCTCCTCGCCAACGAGCACCTCGACCGCGCGGGGAACGCCGCGCTCGCTCTGGCGCTCCTCGGCGGCGGGGAGCGCGTCGTCTGGTACCTGCCGACGGACGCCGACGCCGCCACTGAGCCGAAGACCCTCGGCGAGCTCACGCCGGCCTGGGTGACGCCCGCCATCGTGCTCGCCGCTCTCGGCGTCGTGGCCGCTGGCCTCTGGCGCGGCCGTCGGTTCGGCCCGCTCGTCGCGGAGGACCTGCCCGTCACCGTCCGCGCGGGCGAGACGATGGAGGGACGCGCACGGCTCTACGCCCGCGCGGCCGACTCCCGCCACGCCGCGCACCTCCTCCGCCGGGGCGCGGAGCGTCGGATGGCGCGCCGTCTGGGCCTGCCGCGCACGGCCGCGAGCGAGCAGATCGCCGACGCCGCGGCGGCCCGGCTGGGCGCCGAGCCGACGGCCATCCGCGCCCTTCTCCTCGCCGAGCCGCAGCGCGACCGCGAGCTCGTCGCGTGGGGCGAGCGCCTCCGCCATCTCGAGGCGGCCGTCGACGCGGCCGTCCGCACCGAAAGGACGCCATCGTGA
- a CDS encoding DUF4129 domain-containing protein, producing the protein MIVAVSAALALLPDGDEARDWAEEELSDPVYRVAEPTLLDRIAGAIGDLIARILDPQAGSEWSPLLAIIVTTVVAALVVCAFFIWGRPRSAHRIAERSAPLFGESDARSAAALRASAAQLAAAGDWGGAAIDRFRALARSLDERGLVALSPGTTARGVATMAARPFPAHADELAVAADAFDDVRYLHRAASSAAYERMARLDDALAAARPLALAAAAAAMP; encoded by the coding sequence GTGATCGTCGCCGTGAGCGCGGCGCTCGCGCTGCTGCCCGACGGCGACGAGGCGCGTGACTGGGCGGAGGAGGAGCTCTCCGACCCGGTCTACCGCGTGGCCGAGCCCACGCTGCTCGACCGCATCGCCGGCGCCATCGGCGACCTCATCGCGCGCATCCTCGACCCGCAGGCCGGCAGCGAGTGGAGCCCGCTCCTCGCGATCATCGTGACGACGGTCGTCGCCGCCCTCGTCGTCTGCGCGTTCTTCATCTGGGGCCGTCCGCGCTCCGCGCATCGGATCGCCGAGCGCTCGGCACCGCTGTTCGGGGAGTCCGACGCGCGCTCGGCGGCGGCCCTGCGGGCATCGGCGGCGCAGCTCGCCGCGGCGGGCGATTGGGGCGGGGCCGCCATCGACCGATTCCGCGCCCTGGCCAGGAGCCTCGACGAGCGCGGCCTGGTCGCCCTCTCCCCCGGCACGACCGCGCGGGGCGTGGCGACCATGGCCGCGCGGCCCTTCCCCGCGCACGCCGACGAGCTCGCCGTCGCCGCCGACGCGTTCGACGATGTGCGCTATCTGCACCGCGCGGCCTCATCGGCGGCATACGAGCGGATGGCGCGGCTGGACGATGCGCTCGCCGCCGCCCGCCCCCTGGCCCTCGCGGCTGCCGCCGCGGCGATGCCGTGA
- a CDS encoding glycerophosphoryl diester phosphodiesterase membrane domain-containing protein has translation MTAEPSWTPAPRGGLIPLQPLGFGTVLGRSFAALRGNPRVLLGFAMVVQMVSSIIGVVVIGAVAFAAMSRLDTVAEMSEDFDLIAAGATLVTVLATIAVALVLGVLGVIVQAVVVGEVAHASLGERATLGTLWRRVRPVLWRLVGYYLLITAAVAVVVAALVGLVVALAALETWLAVVFGIVAFLGGLVLYAWLATKLFVVPSAIILERIGIGRGIQRSWQLTRGRFWPTFGIIVLIATIMNVASSVVGLPFSFLGTAVSSVFVPTGAPEASAVIAFALTIAASQIVTLVVASVTVVVQATSSALVYIDARMRQEGLDLRMQAYVERRDSGQAPLPDPYAYDPDAVAPLRDPAPWAPPAYGQPPAYGQQIPPYGQPPAYGQQIPPYGQPPAYGQQVPPYGQPPAYGQRIPPHGEPGESAPDAGASPS, from the coding sequence GTGACCGCAGAACCGTCGTGGACGCCAGCGCCGCGCGGCGGCCTCATCCCCCTGCAGCCGCTGGGATTCGGCACCGTGCTCGGGCGCTCGTTCGCCGCCCTGCGCGGCAACCCGCGCGTGCTCCTCGGCTTCGCCATGGTCGTGCAGATGGTGTCGTCGATCATCGGCGTGGTCGTCATCGGCGCGGTGGCCTTCGCCGCGATGTCTCGGCTCGACACCGTCGCGGAGATGTCGGAGGACTTCGACCTCATCGCGGCGGGCGCGACCCTCGTCACCGTGCTCGCCACCATCGCCGTCGCGCTCGTGCTCGGCGTGCTCGGCGTGATCGTGCAGGCCGTCGTCGTGGGCGAGGTGGCGCACGCGTCCCTCGGCGAGCGCGCGACGCTCGGCACGCTCTGGCGCCGTGTGCGCCCCGTCCTCTGGCGCCTCGTCGGGTACTACCTGCTCATCACCGCTGCCGTCGCCGTCGTGGTCGCCGCCCTCGTGGGGCTCGTCGTCGCGCTCGCCGCGCTCGAGACCTGGCTGGCCGTGGTCTTCGGCATCGTCGCGTTCCTCGGCGGCCTCGTGCTGTACGCCTGGCTCGCCACCAAGCTCTTCGTCGTGCCGAGCGCGATCATCCTCGAGCGGATCGGGATCGGCCGCGGCATCCAGCGCTCCTGGCAGCTCACCCGCGGCCGGTTCTGGCCCACGTTCGGCATCATCGTCCTCATCGCGACGATCATGAACGTCGCCTCCTCGGTGGTGGGCCTGCCCTTCTCCTTCCTCGGCACCGCGGTCTCCAGCGTCTTCGTCCCCACCGGAGCGCCGGAGGCGTCGGCCGTCATCGCGTTCGCCCTGACGATCGCGGCCAGTCAGATCGTCACGCTCGTCGTCGCCTCCGTCACCGTCGTCGTCCAGGCCACCTCCTCCGCGCTCGTCTACATCGACGCGCGCATGCGCCAGGAGGGTCTCGATCTGCGCATGCAGGCGTATGTGGAGCGACGCGACAGCGGCCAGGCGCCGCTTCCCGATCCGTACGCCTACGACCCCGACGCCGTCGCTCCCCTGCGGGACCCCGCGCCCTGGGCTCCCCCGGCGTACGGGCAGCCCCCGGCATACGGGCAGCAGATCCCGCCGTACGGCCAGCCCCCCGCCTACGGGCAGCAGATCCCGCCGTACGGCCAGCCCCCCGCCTACGGGCAGCAGGTCCCGCCCTACGGCCAGCCCCCGGCATACGGGCAGCGGATCCCGCCGCACGGCGAACCCGGCGAGAGCGCGCCCGACGCGGGCGCGTCCCCGTCGTGA
- the mtrA gene encoding MtrAB system response regulator MtrA gives MSARILVVDDDTALAEMIGIVLRTEGFETAFCADGALALDSWRQERPDLVLLDLMLPGKDGIEICSDIRAESGVPIIMLTARSDTSDVVAGLEAGADDYIVKPFNPKELVARIRTRLRPALEASDDVLRVGDLTIDVAAHEVRRGQTPISLTPLEFELLVALASKPQQVFSREALLEQVWGYHYKADTRLVNVHVQRLRAKIEIDPDNPKIVMTVRGVGYRAGAAV, from the coding sequence ATGAGCGCCCGCATCCTCGTGGTCGACGACGACACGGCCCTCGCCGAGATGATCGGCATCGTGCTGCGCACGGAGGGTTTCGAGACCGCCTTCTGCGCGGACGGAGCCCTGGCCCTCGACAGCTGGCGTCAGGAGCGCCCCGACCTCGTCCTGCTCGACCTCATGCTGCCGGGCAAGGACGGCATCGAGATCTGCTCCGACATCCGCGCCGAGTCGGGGGTGCCGATCATCATGCTCACCGCGCGCTCGGACACGTCGGACGTGGTCGCGGGGCTGGAGGCCGGCGCCGACGACTACATCGTCAAGCCCTTCAACCCCAAGGAGCTCGTCGCGCGCATCCGGACGCGGCTGCGCCCGGCGCTCGAGGCATCGGACGACGTGCTCCGGGTGGGCGATCTCACCATCGACGTCGCCGCGCACGAGGTGCGTCGCGGGCAGACGCCGATCTCGCTCACGCCGCTCGAGTTCGAGCTCCTCGTCGCCCTCGCATCCAAGCCCCAGCAGGTCTTCTCCCGCGAGGCGCTCCTCGAGCAGGTGTGGGGCTACCACTACAAGGCCGACACGCGCCTGGTGAACGTCCACGTGCAGCGGCTGCGCGCCAAGATCGAGATCGATCCCGACAATCCGAAGATCGTCATGACGGTGCGGGGCGTCGGCTACCGCGCCGGTGCGGCGGTCTGA